A portion of the Carya illinoinensis cultivar Pawnee chromosome 11, C.illinoinensisPawnee_v1, whole genome shotgun sequence genome contains these proteins:
- the LOC122282301 gene encoding zinc finger BED domain-containing protein RICESLEEPER 2-like, which produces MLQHLGTCKQHPHRIRLTDQQNMSRDGPLKGVGDSDVNNSANAHKFDSETVRMAIAEMIICDELPFRIVEAQGFRKVCRSLEPRFQVPSRTTAARDCIKLFKMEKEKLRQIFKTVGRVSLTNDTWTSIQNLNYMCLTAHFIDSNWKLHKRILNFCMIPNHKGETIGKCVDSCLQDWGIDKIFTVIVDNASSNDVAIEYLRKFVGGHLFEGKYIHIRCCAHIMNLIVNDGLRDCDDSITRVRNAVRYVRSSPARMEKFKKCIEKEKIDCTKLVCLDVSTRWNSTYLMLEVAETYKKPFLRLEKDDDSFVRYCRSVNLGPPNSNNWERVRVLIKFLKIFYDATVRLSGSLYVTSNAYFQELCGIQSHLSKMSQSNDAVLKCMAENMKIKYDKYWGSIEKTNLMIFIAVVLDPRCKFSLLHFWFKKIYGGNLVEEMIAIVKHLMMDIYWEYSIVYGSSSGVSYSEPPSSVDPTMVDSDSQQSFWIEYEQEIIESNLMNKSEIDQYLEHGCEARAPNFDILDW; this is translated from the coding sequence ATGCTGCAGCATCTTGGTACTTGTAAGCAACATCCTCATAGAATCAGACTTACGGATCAACAGAATATGAGTCGTGATGGGCCTCTTAAGGGAGTTGGAGATAGTGATGTTAATAACTCGGCAAATGCACATAAGTTTGATTCGGAAACTGTACGAATGGCAATTGCTGAAATGATCATTTGTGATGAGCTTCCATTTAGGATAGTAGAAGCCCAGGGATTTAGGAAGGTATGTAGATCTCTTGAACCAAGGTTTCAAGTGCCATCTCGAACCACTGCAGCAAGAGATTGTATTAAACTGTTTAAAATGGAGAAGGAGAAGTTAAGGCAAATTTTTAAGACGGTTGGGCGGGTTAGTTTAACCAATGATACATGGACGTCAATTCAAAACTTAAATTATATGTGTCTTACTGCACACTTTATCGACTCTAACTGGAAACTACACaaaagaattctaaacttttGTATGATCCCTAATCACAAAGGAGAAACTATTGGAAAGTGTGTAGATTCATGTTTACAAgattggggcattgacaaaatcTTTACTGTTATAGTTGATAATGCTTCCTCAAATGATGTTGCCATTGAATATTTGAGAAAGTTTGTGGGAGGTCATTTGTTTGAAGGGAAGTATATTCACATCAGGTGTTGTGCCCATATAATGAACCTCATTGTGAATGATGGGCTAAGAGATTGTGATGATTCAATCACAAGGGTGCGCAATGCAGTTAGGTATGTTAGATCATCTCCCGCAAGAATGGAGAAATTCAAAAAGTGTATAGAGAAGGAGAAAATTGATTGTACAAAATTGGTATGTCTTGATGTTTCCACGAGATGGAATTCGACTTATCTAATGCTAGAAGTTGCAGAAACATATAAAAAACCTTTTTTGCGATTGGAGAAGGATGATGATTCTTTTGTTCGTTATTGTCGTAGTGTGAACTTGGGCCCCCCTAACTCTAATAATTGGGAGAGAGTTAGAGTATTGATAaagtttttgaagattttttatgatgCTACTGTGAGACTTTCTGGCTCTTTGTATGTCACATCTAATGCATATTTTCAGGAGCTTTGTGGCATACAATCACATTTGTCAAAAATGAGTCAAAGTAATGATGCAGTGTTGAAATGTATGGCAGAAAATATGAAGATTAAGTATGACAAATATTGGGGATCAATTGAAAAGACTAACTTGATGATATTTATTGCTGTTGTTCTTGATCCAAGATGCAAATTTAGTCTTTTGCATTTTTGGTTCAAAAAGATATATGGTGGTAATTTAGTCGAAGAAATGATTGCAATAGTAAAACACTTGATGATGGACATTTATTGGGAGTATAGTATTGTGTATGGGAGTTCAAGTGGAGTTTCCTATTCTGAGCCTCCTTCCTCAGTTGATCCTACTATGGTTGATTCTGATTCTCAACAGAGTTTTTGGATTGAGTATGAGCAAGAAATTATTGAGTCTAATTTGATGAACAAATCAGAGATTGATCAGTACTTAGAACATGGATGTGAGGCACGAGCtccaaattttgatattttggattGGTGA